GCATAAACCATAGCGATAGATACAGACTTTAATggattctatttttatatgaaaaccTGTAGGAGAGTATGATATTTATAGAATGACATTAGTCGACATGCTAATTAACTGGttaagaaaaatcatattctttttaattattggcaccagcaaagaaagaaaaagaataaaattcttaatgATCATACGTCCTATGTGTAACCATACTGgaagattaataatacttGCATTCtcaattattaaacaatgtaattatattcactcgttttttttttgttttttcttttttttttatcgtatatataaattatacatttcagtaagaagagagtgagagagagagagagagagagagagagagaaaaagagatttcatTTTAGCCTTGACATTTTGCTGATCTCATCAAGGTTAcattattgtatgtatgtattattgtatGTACGTAGTATTGTGTGTTATGTGTGTGTTTACATGACGCTCGTTAATACCTGCCACGCCAGTTAGTtcctgcttctctctctctctctccctctctctctctctatctctctttctctctttttttctttagcatAGTATCAAATAGGATACCAATGAATCAGAAGCAGAAAATCTTGTagtatttctataattttgtattgattgaaatataaaataacataaaaatgatttcaattgtatattctctctttctctttctcttactctctctctctctatatatatatatatatcatttgtttttcttttcttttgttcttttaatataacatttacgATTATATACCTTCGTTTTGTAACAAGCTACGTTGTATGCACTGCGAGGACGATAGaaattgctttctttttttttaatcattgcATTGGACTTAACTGTGCACGATTTATAAAGGCACGAGAATTATACGAATACTTAatgaataagataataatgataataatgataataataataataataataataatagaggcGGTTGCGTTTTCTTGTAATTCCATGATgccaatgataatatatatatacatatatatatatacatttatatgtatatatatatacatgaacgATTAAGGGTTACGCGTTttgttctaaaaataaatttggatAAAATCTTAATGCTTCTATCGTATCGTCTCTGCAAGCTTTTCCATGTTTTTCCGTAACTAACAATCTTTCTCGTGCTAATAAAACAGATATTCCTTCGGATCGTGCAAGTTCCTCCGCAGTTATTGAACCTCTTTCCTGTAActataatcgatttaaattataataattattattatactgttttattttattaaacttttcatATCGTacaaatagttattatatcaTACTTACTAAATCTGCTATAGAATCAGCAACTGCAAGATCATCGTGAGATCGAATTTGAAGAACCATAACACCACTGTCAAAGATCCTTAATACTATAGGCAAACTTAAAGAAGCTAATTGTCTACTAGCATTTAATAAATCTTCCGGTGACAAAAGTTCCAATCCTCTGGCTCGATTAACACGACAATAAACATCGGTCAATGTCATCATTCCACCTAcgtcctaaaaaaaaaaaaatatattgattattattttctatctatttttgtCACATatctatttacaattattaataataaaaatatattttaccttGATCGGTTCTTCTAAAATAACTGCAAGCTGCATAgctaattgtttaaaatattcattactaCTTTTGTAAGCATCTCTCGTTACAGGATCATCGATACCTAGACTCATCAAATAAGATTTAAATCTAACAGTCTCATCCTCCGTGATGTCTCCTTGTCTCTCCTGCAATTTTCTTGAATTATTAATGTCGactttataaattaatcattgaaaGTCACCCTTATTTTTGCAGAGATGGTTTTAGATATGGCCACCATATCTTTAGCCATTTCCATAAGCTTCTTAAGATCTTGAAATGCCTTAGAAATACTCTCATCCGTTGCCTTTTGTTGTTCTTGAAGACTCCTTTCAATACCTATAATACCCGTTCGTGGTTTTATTTGTGGCAATGGTTTAGATGTAATACGCAAACTTTGAATATTCATATCGGTTAATTGATATGGTATAGGAGGATCCGATTCCCAGGTTCTTTTTCTAAGTACATCtcttaattctattataaaatttgaatccAAACCCTCTttgaatgataatttaatataattaaaggcACTATTCTCCGCTGGTCCAGGcattttatctaaaaatattttaattaattaaatcaattttatttaatataaaatttataataaattattaatttcttaccAGGAGATGGTTCAGAGAGATGTAAAATAACTTTATTGTTACGTCTAAAAGAAAATGGACCTGGAGATTCCTCTTCGTGGAAAACTACATATCTTAATGGTAATGAGAGGCAAGTGTTACCTCGTGGTATATCATCCGGTCTTCCCCAAAGTGCTCGATGTgtcgtaatatataattgtccACCTTCAAATTGTGTCTATTAATGAAACATaggttaattattattattatatgatcttatatgattatatttttacatacctTAACGTCTCCATCGTACAAACGTACACCAAAATCACGTCTGACGTTTAATTCGTTGGGTAGAAGACGAGGATTAGCATATTCAAACCTATTCATtgtaaaagaaacaagaaatagTCAAAGtgaatacatatatcgaattttttaatattttgacaTTTATTTGTGCAAGCCAGGCATACCAACATTATTTCGAATAGATGGCGCTTAAATATACTGTTGGTTACACTGTTATCTCAACGTACGCAAACGCGAGCATGCTagacaaagaaaatttatagaaatatatattaagtttaattgtttttttttcttttcttgtttttttttctttttttctttttttagagatTTTCGACTgcatcacatttttttttttttgagacacacattataataatcctgaatctttaattaaaacataaaattattgttcatataatataataatttagtcTATACTTAccaaaaagtatatttttaattaatctcttATATATTGTCAAATGCATTGAATGtacttgattttatttattattgattaatattatacatcaGGCAATGTTAGAAATATGTTGTTTTCTCTATCTAGCATTTATTATGATTGAAAAGATAGTAGAacaaagtttttaattttcttttttcttttttagtttttaaattttccctctcttttagTCGCCATCTTGCATAATGTAATTTGCGAATCACAGATGAGCATGATGAAAGTTGCACTGTGATTGGTTCAATGTTCAAACATCTTATATGTTAATACGTAGTTAACGCGTTTTGAATAATGATAAACATTTGTTTGgtgtaaaatgtattatttcttgttgtattagtttatttaatcgtttaagTGAAGTGTTTTACTTTCAAGTGCGTTCAAGGCCGTCAATGAAGAagtacaaaaaagaagagaaatagaaaaattcggCAGCAATTTTGATAATCGTTCCTCGAAGTAGTaagttgaaattttctttttaacgatttctacgggttaataaaagttataaactTTACAATATCAGTCACATTagttcaaatatattttgtttttttctgaatttatTCAGTAAACGAATTGTGTAAATAGAACCGCAACCATGGTTAACAATGATCGTTTATAGTTAATAGTATATGATTCCCCGCGTGTATGATGATCCACGCTATATAATGATTAACGTCTTCtctcataatatatttcttttcacagTTTAATGTATTAAGATTAATTCTTATAACTAAGTACAGTACAATACAATGTGTAATGATAcactttatatttgttttttttttttttttcacaagcACAAGCTCGAACGTACctcattaattaatacttaaGGGATCCATCAtgtcatatttaatataaaaggattaaaagaGTATGTACTAAATggaatgattataatatttattttaaggcCAATAGCAATTATCTAACATGACAAGGATTAGTATTCATTTTATCCATTGAGATATACCGTTTgtctttgtaaatatttatatattctttgatattatttattaaatacaattaaagaaagttatatttatacattggATTAGACTTAATGGTTCccttaaatttttcttttttttttttttttttttttttcaaataacttTGATATCTATAAAGTCAAGTATTTAGACCGTACTTAGggaatacatttatatttttgatctttGATGGGTACGCACGAGCACAGTCCAAAATACATTAGGAAGGGCGTGGCAAGGATTGTTCTTCAAAAAGTTTCACCTTAATTCAATAAGATACAAAGATTAATGCATATACAGGGTGAGATGAATGTGCCCTTATTATATCACAGAGAGgcgtaacaaaaatataaaacaatttaaactttttataGTATCTTTGTATGAGTCATACATCCATGCAACAGCTACGCTTTGCGATTCGTCCCATTATTTTAACTATCAAAAGCGATAACAAGCATTGTATCTACTGatgtacaaaattttttagatataGATCATCTTTATGTTTCTGTATAAGATCCGACAAAAGTGGATTATAGCATTTacaagggagaaaaaaaaaaaagaagacattaTCTctaactaataaataaaatggacaaattgaaaaatattctttaacagacaataaaatgtataaagaaTTGCATTCAGATTTAACAGCGTTATCACTTTTCAAGTGTCAGGAAGTAGTCTGAAAAATATTGCAATTAATTCATAATCTaaggataattatttatatattaactgatttatttaatatataatatctaatactATATATTGTTCTATTTAATAATGCAATTATATAGGGTACGAATCGCTTGGCACTATTATTGTCATCATCACtctacttttcctttctcgcgctgtttctctcactcatattttctcttcaattcattctttctttaatctcTCTTACCTTTCTTACTCTCTAACACACtacctttcattcttttccttgATGCTCACATCTCTTTTCAAACTTACATAACAtttatcattctttcctttattctcAGTTAACTTGAACTATAGCTAACCTCTGACAAAACTAAATTCTGATAAACAAGTTGCAAGCTATTCCCCCCAAgtattatttcctttacaaTTTCTTTCCGCGTACATATTCTTAGTTTAACGATAAACTTAATGCGTATATTctcatacatgcatatatatacttgcaGAGAAgcatagatatgtatgtatgaacatCTTACACATGGgtattaagaataaaagattACTTTTGTGCCAATATATAACAAcgttaaatgataatttatctCTTCTTATGTGTACACAGAtgaaacgtatgtatgtgtgatcgttttaaatatatatatatacatatatatatttagaatattcCACAAGAAAGATTCGTTTGGTATAACCCATTAGCCAACAGCCATTTTACATTCAAAAGATCACAATTTTTCGAAGATACCTTTGCTAATCGATATGTCAACCCTCATTacttaattagatatatacatatatttatataatataaatatttatctatacaaACACTTATACATTTAATGAACatcttaataaagataaaaaaccaattttatttaataataataattatatatatatatatatatatatatatatatatatataataattataataacaataataataataataatgaatggcGATGcatcttttctttaaaaagagtAATTCAACAAAAGATATATTCAGTTAGTCCGTATTAATGAAGTTAATAAGTTATTAGAACATTCAgtctcatttaattattaataatataaactttcGGTATCAGTAGAGTTCGGTACGTACAGAGTCGCTGTCTTGCGCAACTGACGTGGAGTGGGGATGGGTCCTATGGTGGGAGTGCCAGGCCCGAACAGCTGATTTCAGACAGTTGTATTTGAGCCGCAGAGAAGAGCAGAGGTCGTTCAGCCTGTGTCCGTGTTTCGACATACTTCTCGAGCAGATACATATCAAGTTAATAAtcaattcaattatattttaatacactATTACCTTTTCAGCTTATTTGTCGTACCTTTTCATCGAAAATTATGATCctttcgttataatattttttctttttcatctcaattatttttctttttgtttctttcttgtttgttttgtttatataaacgATCGTTCTTTCGAGCCATTCTCGTGGCTCGCCattgtgtacatacatacatacatacatacatacatacatacatacatacatacatacatacatacatacatgcatgtatgcatgcatgcatgcatgcgtacatacatacatacatacatacatacatacatacatacatacatacatacatacatatatacatacatacatacatacatacatacatacatacatacatacatacatacatacatacatacatacatacatacatacatacataactacatacatacatacatacatacatacatacatacgtacatacatacatacatacatacatacatacatacatacatacgtacatacatacatacatacatacatacatacatacatacatacatacattcatacatataatcGTAGAGATAAACATCGTTCGCAATAAGATGCCTCTTAtcgtttacatttaattacaatagtggagcttttaatgaaaatttagcGATATTTAGTCCCATAGTAGTTGGCGATAGAAAAAACCTGAATAAGtgttatatcgattttttttttcttttttttctttttttcctttttggttATTTTAAGAATGAATTTCAAATAGTTCGATTTTTTATGACAAAAAGTGTATAGTATAGAGTGTAAAATTTTCTCGTAatgtatctataatatatatatatatatatatatatatatatatatatatatatatattatatatataaatatgtatatattacgtgTGTATACGAAggttttaaattttattatatttcacttctccgttacttttcatttttgtttatcgTGTATGAAGaggtataaaatttataggtAATAGAATATGgctatagaatatatatatatatgtatatatatatatatatatatatatatatatatatatatgaggtGTTTAGAAGGCTACCTAAATCGTTTAGTTCGACTCGCGAAGACGAAACAAAATCCCCTTTTGCCATTTTGACTATAATAAATCTGGATTCGTTGATACGATCTTTTCGTGATCAAGGATCGAATTTATCGTCAAGACTTCCAATGGGAATCGTACGATCAATTGGTAGATTACGTTTttttcagaaagagagagagagagagacagagagagagagagagagagagagagagagagagaggagatggCATAATTCGGTCACAAACGCCAAGTgcagaaatagatatatatatagttaggATGATCGATATAGGATAAGATCGATTTGAAGGGAACTGATTGTAGAGCGTCATGatgagtgtgtgtatatatatatatatatacacgtgtgagagaaagagaaagagagagagagagaaagagagagagtaagagagtgagagagagcgaTCGAAGGAGCGAACACGAttgtcgaatatttttatttttttttttttttatttttttttatttttttttttttttcatttcttttgtaatattttcattttctttttttccgttttcctttttatttgcaGGACTTTcagggaaaataatttttctttcaacgatttctctctttttcttttttttttctttttaatttttcttttctttttttttttcatttttttttttttttatttattttcctcttcttttactcCTTTTATATCTCCTTCTGCACGAACGTCGAGAGCACGTTATTGATAAACTCTGTACAAACATTAACAGTCCACGTATgggacaacaacgacaacgttACGTTTCGTTTGAAAATAGTTTGGTAATTCTCGTCGCGTAAttcgaaaagtttcttttttttttttttttatccttttctattcttttttttcgttcgtagtAAAGCAAGCACGATTGATTAGATATCGTCTCGCGCGAGGCTCATTCGTatgaatcgaaaaaaatattttaattaagattaatattagTCTAATGGACTGAGGAGAAGAATGCagtggaataaaaagaagaaaaaaaaaatagaaaaagaaagaaaaacgaggaaaaaagaaaacatataaaaaggATTCGTAGTAGTTATTTTCAGGAATTTATACGTGCGGTTTTGTATACGCTTggatataaaagtaaagataaaatgTGCTCGTTTTAGTGTTATTTCGAGTTTGAACTTCAAAATGTTACTTTTCATTTGCgtaagtaatataatttttcttccttttttcttccctttttctttttttttctctttttcctctctttcttcatttcgctttttatttaattaaaatttatgttgATTTGTGCCTGACaatggagaaaagaaggaaacaaagatAAGAaacaatgtatattattataatatattgattgtTCGCTCGTTCCATTTAtcaaaatcgaattaaaattgttcaagtttaattttctcttctagGATTTTCGCGACACTCAGTCAGTtgtatttcgatcgattagtAGTGTTGGGAGTCACGGGGTGTGTATCGATGGCCTTGAGTCCTATACGTTAAACAGATTATTCAATCGTTTTGTATcaacttatatatgtatttatacagtTTTAGTTTGCTCGATAGAAACTTTACCTATACTTGAAAATCGCGTGTTTACATTGAAAGGTAGGACATCAAAATATTCGACGaccttttgttttatttctttcattttttttttttcctatttttcttttcttctattttctctttagaaCGTAGCGTGAGATCATGTGAATTTGAAAGATACATTCACATTttggataatatataaaatgtatacgcgaagaatattaaatatcatttaattttaataatgttaaaaatgaaaaggattttcataatatttttaatatttatcatgcggtatcatattttctttatctgatCGTTAACATTTCAAGTAGGATTGCATGATCGAATGATTTAGATAATATTGtagaatttaatttgaaaaagttgtttcttttttctttttttctttttttcttttcttatcgtcACCAAAaacagataattattattaattttttttttgcgaaataattgaattatcaaaaagtattcgaatatttttgtatttcgaaacgttttgtattttgttgtttaaaaatatatatatacatacatatatatatatatatatatatatatatatatataaacattggGACGTTGtcatgttaattattataactctAATTGATTTGTGCACTTCATGCTCTTGCCTGTTAGCgttcgatttctctctcttttcttcttgttccaTTAATTTTGTCTTCTTTATATCCATCGCacactctcttcctcttcctcctcctcctcctcctcctcttcctccaactcctctacctcctccttctcttcctccttatccacctcctcctcctctctttcaaTGTCCAACTGATCTCATTTTCTCAATGGATGCCACATAGCAATGGGACGTCTCAATGCCGTTAACATTTGTCTCCAATGTGCTAATGCTTTGCCTGTTGAAGTGGAACCAACAATAACGTGACCGACCGAATAAGCTTTTGTATTTGTTGTGGTTTGCTCGTTATGCACCTCTGCTACTGTCAGTCTCAATTGAATTGtctgaaatataagaaatagaaaaagaataatttttataaagaataaattttattaattagtaCTCTATTGTATTacgagaattattattattattattattattattattattataatataagatctgttttatttattatacgagataattattttgaattatttgtttatttatttattcgttatttatttattatcaattattattatactaaacCTGTAGAGCGTGAGCTGGTACACTAAATATTATCGCCTCGTTGAAAATAGgactcttttctccctttttcacAGACGTCTTTTTCTTGtgcattttctttccttgttgCAGCAGGTAAACCTTTGCaagaatattagaaaaaaaaaaaaaaaagaaagaaaggacaacgtatctaattgattttaattcttttcacagatattattattattattattattattattttttctttttgttttttttctcttttttttttttttttttaaccaagcTTATTACCTTGACAAAGAAATCACCCGGTATAGTATTAGAACCACGCAAATTTCTAGCTTTTACTACGACCAATGTTAGCCTCTCCGCAGTTGGCAAGTAACTCAGAGAGAACAAGAGCTCTCCCAAGTGCGGCGTAGGTAAGGCAGGTCCTGTTAAAGGTAGCCAGGTAGTAGCAGGTGGTCTTAGCGCTGGACCTAGTCTTAAACTAGCTTCACCGATAAGGGAGGCGCCACCACCGATACTCGATTCGTCAGAGAACACCTAAATCCATGTGTCATCGATATTAGATAactcctttatttcttctaagattattatcattattattattattattttactttattatttttttatttacctcGACCAGAAGTGTTCTTCCAGCTGGACCACCGtccaaaggaaagagaaactttTCTTGATAACTTGGCGATGGAGAACCTCTGTACAAACGTGTTTGTACGTGTGTTTGTCTATCAGGCAATAGACATACtctataatgtatataaaaagagaaaaatattattattgatttaggccttaattttaatatatcttttatacagccctatatatctatttacgttttataaattacaaatcaTTTCTGTACATTGTTATCTATCAAATTAGATtcattcttataaatttttataaatggtGATCAAtgtgattaaatttttctttataaatcatCTTAAGAGCCTGATTCATATttctaaattgttttttttttttttttttttctacaaattttTGTAAAGGAAAAGGCTAAACCT
This DNA window, taken from Vespa velutina chromosome 12, iVesVel2.1, whole genome shotgun sequence, encodes the following:
- the LOC124953549 gene encoding vacuolar protein-sorting-associated protein 36; this encodes MNRFEYANPRLLPNELNVRRDFGVRLYDGDVKTQFEGGQLYITTHRALWGRPDDIPRGNTCLSLPLRYVVFHEEESPGPFSFRRNNKVILHLSEPSPDKMPGPAENSAFNYIKLSFKEGLDSNFIIELRDVLRKRTWESDPPIPYQLTDMNIQSLRITSKPLPQIKPRTGIIGIERSLQEQQKATDESISKAFQDLKKLMEMAKDMVAISKTISAKIRERQGDITEDETVRFKSYLMSLGIDDPVTRDAYKSSNEYFKQLAMQLAVILEEPIKDVGGMMTLTDVYCRVNRARGLELLSPEDLLNASRQLASLSLPIVLRIFDSGVMVLQIRSHDDLAVADSIADLLQERGSITAEELARSEGISVLLARERLLVTEKHGKACRDDTIEALRFYPNLFLEQNA